From the Pseudodesulfovibrio indicus genome, the window CACTTATTGATCATCTCTTGACTCTTGTCGACCTTCAGCCGTCCGGAGCCCTGTTGGATGTCGGATGTGGCGATGGCCAGATGCTGTTTGCCGCGAGTAACGTGTTTGGAAGTTCATCGTTCTTCGGCATTGATATGATGCCTGCTCCGATACAAAGGGCTGAATCGTTGTCTCGTGGAGAGAGTCGGCTAAGCTTCGTTATTCATGATGTCGATGAAGGGCTGCCTTGTCCAGACGGCGCGTTTGACTACATTCTGTGTTGCAACGTGTTGGAGTGCATTAAGAGGAAGGAATATCTTCTACGCGAGATGCATAGGGTGCTCAACGCTGCGGGAAAGGTCGTTATTTCGCACTTTGATTACGACACCATCGTCTTCAACGTAACAAATCGGGATGGTTACAGAAAGATATTGCACGCCTACAGTGATTGGAAGCAGCCTTGGATGGGAGAATGTGATCCCTGGACCGGGAGGAAGCTGTGGGGAATTCTCAACAGAGTTCCTGGGCTGTTTGTCGGGGAGATGAAGTCCTTCGTGTTGCACGAAACCGAATACCGGGAAGGGGCAAAGGGCTACTCCTTCGTGAAGGAAGAGTTAAGAGACCTCGTCAAGCATGGAGCCATTGCGCCCCAAGAATATGAAGCCTTTTCCGCCGATGTGGAGAACGCCGTCAGGAACAACGAATTTTTCTTCAGTATTAATCTGTATACCTTTGTGGGCCGTAAAGTGGAGTCACGCGCTTGCGGCTCGGAGTCAACGACAACGTCCCGGTAATATGGGGCCACTGTGAGATGCCTACCGCTGAACAGGAGTACCCTCGCAAGGGTTTTAGTGGCATTCAAGAGGTCGTGGGTTCAATTCCCTCCAGCTCCACCACTAAAATTTCCGAAGAAAAAGGACCGGTTAGCTTGATAGGCTATACGGTCCTTTTCCTTTTGGTGGTGAACCATCTGGTCAACCGATTGTTGGCTAAAGTGCTTGAGATGACTGATTAAAGGTGTGTATGGAATGTGTTTGAGGGTGTATGGGGTGAGATTGGTTTTTGCCAGTGCTTAGGGTTGGTGGTAAAAGTATGTTGTCCGTAGTATGTGAAATATACAAAAGAACTTACTAATGATATCCGAAAAATGTCGGCTAGATTCCTTGCGACTTAATAATTGGTATGGTTGTTATATTTTGAGTTTGTATTGTATGAAAAAAATACTTTTGTTCTTTCTTCCAATTCCAATACTAGGGATGATTTTGGGTAGTAACGACCCAGTCGTGTCTCTTTTCTCTGGTACGTGCTTGGAGAAAGCTCTTTATTCATTGAGTAGTTCAAATTCGATCTTATTCAATCTGTCTTGCGGCTATACAATTTCGGTATTCTTTTGGTATTTGCTTGTGGAGATTCCAGAATCAAATCAAAGAGGAATAATCAGAGACAATATGAGTCAGAGGTACATATCATTCAAGAAGAGTACAATATTCAATATGTTGTATGCTTCTGGTGACGTTGGGGTTGACTACGAATTGGTAGATGAGCTTCTAGACCATAAGAAATTCAGAGAATATTTTAGTGGGCAAAATAAACAAAGGTGGGATGATGTACTAAATGGACTAGATGAAAATGAAAGACATATTAAAGATGTCCACAATGACTTGGAACTCTTATATAATGATGTGTCATATGTTCTCAACAATATAAGATTTGCCAATAAAAAATCACACTCATTGTTTGTTGATTTGCAAGAGAATATTTTCAGGCTGCTGAATTATAACGATTGTCACTACGATCACGTCAGAGCCCTATCGAATTTTTTGTTTACGATGTTTGCATTATGGAGTTTAGTTGATGGAGATATGGATGAAGATGTTGTGCAGAAAATGATAGACCAGATTTAAAGTGGCAATAGGTAACACCACACGAGTTTAAGGAAGCCCTACTTTTTTAGGAAATAATGGCGAATTGAGTTTTTTGCAGGCAATCTAGTGCAAGTTGGTCTTCACCGTTCTCGATAAAAAAATGGTCAACCATTCGGTTAACCAAACGCATTCAAAACCCCTCCAACACCACTGATTTTCTGTTGACTTAAAAATGAAAAGTCGAATTATTTCATATGTTATGCATGCAACCTTATGCATGGCATTCAAGAGGTCGTGGGTTCAATTCTCTCCAGCTCCACCAATGAATTTAAAGGCTTAGAAGGTTTTCCTTCTAAGCCTTTTTTGTGGCGTAGACAGATGAAATGGGGTGACGAAAAACGATCCGCAGTACACACTGTACCGTCCGGCAGTGGGCTCACTTCGCTCACGAAGGCGGCCCGGTTCGGCAGGGGGCGGGTTCATCCGGAAATCGGAAAGAGTAATCCTTTCAATTCGGGGGGAAATTTGGCATAGAGCTTCCCTGCGCAACGCAGGATTTCAAGTACTTCAAAGGGATGTAATATGACTCTATTAGGGACAGCCAAGACCGCTTCGGCAAAGAAGATGATGCTGCTTGGCGGTGGCGAATTGGGTAAGGAAGTGGTGATCGAAGCGCAGCGTCTCGGCGTTGAGGTCATCGTGGTCGATCGCTATGACGACACTCCCGCCATGCAGGTGGCGCACCGTTCTTACACCATGTCCATGTTGGACGGCGAGGCGCTCCGCCGCGTCATTACGGAAGAGAAGCCGGACTATATCGTGCCCGAGATCGAGGCCATTGCCACGGCGACCCTGGTCGAGCTTGAAAAGGAGGGATTCAATGTCGTCCCCACCGCCAACGCGACCAAACTGACCATGGATCGCGAGGGCATCCGGCGTCTTGCCGCCGAGGAGATCGGCCTGACCACGTCGACGTACCGCTTTGCCGATACGGAAGCGGACTACCGGGCGGCAGTGGCCGAAATCGGTATCCCCTGCGTGGTCAAGCCCGTCATGAGCTCTTCCGGCAAGGGGCAGTCCACCGTGAAGAGCGAGGCGGATATCCAAAAGGCCTGGGAGTATTCCCAGTCCGGCGGTCGTACCGGTGAAGGGCGCGTCATTATCGAAAAGTTTGTCCCCTTCGATTACGAAATTACCCTGCTGACCGTGCGTCACGTTGATGGAACATCCTTTTGCGAGCCGATCGGGCACCGGCAGGAAAACGGGGATTACCGTGAATCCTGGCAGCCGCAACCCATGAGTGAGGCGGCCCTTGCAAAGGCTCGGGAATATGCGCGCAAGATCACGGACGCCCTGGGCGGGCGCGGTCTTTTCGGGGTGGAGCTGTTCGTCAAGGATGACGATGTCATCTTCAGCGAAGTTTCCCCTCGCCCCCACGATACGGGCCTGGTGACCGTCATCTCGCAGGATTTGAGTGAATTCGCCCTGCATGTGAGGGCCGTCCTGGGCTTGCCGATTCCGGCCATCCGTCAATACGGAGCCGCGGCTTCGAGCGTGATTCTGTCCAACGGCACCTCGGACAAGCCCGCCTTTGCCGGCGTGGACACCGCGCTTCGCGAACCGGATACGAAGATCCTGATTTTCGGAAAAGGCGAGTGCGCCGGAGTCCGCCGTCTCGGCGTCGCCCTGGCCCTTGCCGACGACGTCGAGGGTGCC encodes:
- a CDS encoding methyltransferase domain-containing protein, which codes for MYDKTALIDHLLTLVDLQPSGALLDVGCGDGQMLFAASNVFGSSSFFGIDMMPAPIQRAESLSRGESRLSFVIHDVDEGLPCPDGAFDYILCCNVLECIKRKEYLLREMHRVLNAAGKVVISHFDYDTIVFNVTNRDGYRKILHAYSDWKQPWMGECDPWTGRKLWGILNRVPGLFVGEMKSFVLHETEYREGAKGYSFVKEELRDLVKHGAIAPQEYEAFSADVENAVRNNEFFFSINLYTFVGRKVESRACGSESTTTSR
- the purT gene encoding formate-dependent phosphoribosylglycinamide formyltransferase, which codes for MTLLGTAKTASAKKMMLLGGGELGKEVVIEAQRLGVEVIVVDRYDDTPAMQVAHRSYTMSMLDGEALRRVITEEKPDYIVPEIEAIATATLVELEKEGFNVVPTANATKLTMDREGIRRLAAEEIGLTTSTYRFADTEADYRAAVAEIGIPCVVKPVMSSSGKGQSTVKSEADIQKAWEYSQSGGRTGEGRVIIEKFVPFDYEITLLTVRHVDGTSFCEPIGHRQENGDYRESWQPQPMSEAALAKAREYARKITDALGGRGLFGVELFVKDDDVIFSEVSPRPHDTGLVTVISQDLSEFALHVRAVLGLPIPAIRQYGAAASSVILSNGTSDKPAFAGVDTALREPDTKILIFGKGECAGVRRLGVALALADDVEGAVDKAKRVSSAVTISY